In Halapricum desulfuricans, a single window of DNA contains:
- a CDS encoding FAD/NAD(P)-binding protein produces MRSSTTAKFDIGENEYQPVNGLITRTRSFTGADKLFEIQLPDGEELGHQPGQFVQLLVPGVGEAPFSVTSSPTKPGPFELTIRAVGNVTRALHNMEPGDTVGIRGPYGSGFDPDVFEGEDILFIAGGIGLAPLRSMINYTLDERERFGELTTVYGCKEPAEQLYPDELEEWAEGDEMTYLETVDQCPQDQEWDGPTGVITSVIPEVDIDVETTNVLVCGPPVMYTFVLQELDEMGVPDENIYLSLERNMHCGRGLCGHCQINELYVCTDGPVFHYPVVRDKQEAEV; encoded by the coding sequence ATGCGCAGTAGTACGACGGCGAAATTCGACATCGGCGAGAACGAGTATCAACCGGTCAACGGCCTCATCACGAGGACCAGATCCTTCACCGGAGCGGACAAACTCTTCGAGATCCAGCTGCCCGACGGCGAAGAGCTCGGTCACCAGCCCGGCCAGTTCGTCCAGCTGCTGGTTCCGGGTGTCGGCGAAGCGCCGTTCTCGGTCACCTCCTCGCCGACCAAACCCGGGCCCTTCGAGCTGACGATCCGGGCCGTCGGTAACGTGACGAGAGCGCTACACAACATGGAACCGGGAGACACAGTCGGAATCCGGGGCCCCTACGGAAGCGGATTCGATCCGGACGTGTTCGAGGGCGAGGACATCCTGTTCATCGCCGGCGGCATCGGGCTTGCGCCGCTCCGGTCGATGATCAACTACACGCTCGACGAGCGCGAGCGGTTCGGGGAGCTAACGACGGTTTACGGTTGCAAAGAGCCGGCCGAACAACTCTACCCGGACGAACTAGAGGAATGGGCCGAGGGCGACGAGATGACGTATCTGGAGACGGTCGATCAGTGCCCGCAGGATCAAGAGTGGGACGGCCCGACGGGCGTCATCACGAGCGTCATCCCGGAGGTCGACATCGACGTCGAGACGACGAACGTGCTGGTCTGTGGGCCGCCGGTGATGTACACGTTCGTCCTGCAGGAACTGGACGAGATGGGCGTCCCGGACGAGAATATCTACCTCTCACTGGAGCGCAACATGCACTGTGGTCGCGGTCTCTGTGGCCACTGTCAGATCAACGAACTGTACGTCTGCACCGACGGCCCGGTGTTCCACTATCCGGTGGTCCGTGACAAACAGGAGGCGGAAGTATGA
- a CDS encoding 4Fe-4S dicluster domain-containing protein: MKVIDKPEFEALIDEKISSDRRDVVGVQDDGEKYVFDDLDSAGDLALEYDVTMLSPKKYLMPQRETILEYRDANGEFEWRAKAEPDGKVIVGIHPYDLVAIEQLDKIFIDTLRDEPYRRKRENSLLIGVNMQDASETAFAASMGTATTDSGYDLMLTDLGETYAVNIGTLEGKEFLNSADVRKATAGEVQEVERIEQEVVPDLFERELEFSPALLPTILEENYDNMAFWEDYSEKCLSCGTCNMVCPTCYCFSVDMIRDLGTNSGRESRRWDGCLLEDFASVAGDENFREEVAERHRHRFMRKGWYIYERYGDIACIGCGRCTSECVADVADPCDVYNKLYQEAQAHAQ, from the coding sequence ATGAAAGTCATCGATAAACCGGAGTTCGAGGCGTTAATCGACGAGAAGATCTCGTCCGACCGGCGGGACGTCGTCGGCGTCCAGGACGACGGCGAGAAGTACGTCTTCGACGACCTCGATTCAGCGGGGGATCTCGCGCTCGAGTACGACGTGACGATGCTGTCTCCGAAGAAGTATCTCATGCCCCAGCGCGAGACGATCCTGGAATATCGCGACGCGAACGGCGAGTTCGAGTGGCGAGCGAAGGCGGAGCCGGACGGCAAGGTCATCGTCGGGATCCACCCCTACGACCTCGTCGCGATCGAACAGCTCGACAAGATCTTCATCGACACGCTCCGGGACGAACCCTACCGGCGAAAGCGCGAGAACTCGCTGCTCATCGGGGTGAACATGCAGGACGCCAGTGAGACGGCTTTCGCCGCCAGCATGGGGACGGCCACGACCGATTCGGGCTACGACCTCATGTTGACAGATCTGGGCGAGACGTACGCCGTCAACATCGGGACCCTGGAGGGCAAGGAGTTCCTCAATTCCGCGGACGTCAGGAAGGCCACGGCCGGGGAGGTTCAGGAAGTCGAGCGGATCGAGCAGGAGGTCGTCCCCGACCTCTTCGAGCGGGAACTCGAGTTCTCGCCGGCGTTGCTGCCGACGATCCTGGAAGAGAACTACGACAACATGGCGTTCTGGGAGGACTACTCCGAGAAGTGTCTCTCCTGTGGCACCTGCAACATGGTCTGTCCGACGTGCTACTGTTTCAGCGTGGACATGATCCGCGATCTCGGAACGAACAGCGGCCGGGAGTCCCGCCGGTGGGACGGCTGCCTGCTGGAGGACTTCGCGTCGGTCGCCGGCGACGAGAACTTCCGGGAGGAAGTCGCCGAGCGCCACCGCCATCGGTTCATGCGGAAGGGATGGTACATCTACGAACGGTACGGCGACATCGCGTGTATCGGCTGCGGCCGGTGCACCTCCGAATGTGTCGCCGACGTCGCCGATCCGTGTGACGTCTACAACAAACTTTACCAGGAGGCACAGGCCCATGCGCAGTAG
- a CDS encoding NADH-quinone oxidoreductase subunit NuoE family protein, with translation MASLDSIRQSVRGSDADVGGDDSGIIPAEAGVEDVCDEEVDTVRSRVAPHAGDEGGIIPSLQAVQDEYGYLPRFALQVIADECDTTIARVYGTASFYSQFYFEPRGEHTIKVCTGTACHVKGADDISENLQDELDVDTDEVTDDGQFTIEHVRCVGACGLAPVVVVDDNVHGPIEPGNGTEILDEYTDEEA, from the coding sequence ATGGCATCGCTAGACTCGATCCGACAGTCGGTCCGCGGGTCGGACGCCGACGTGGGCGGCGACGACTCGGGGATCATCCCGGCCGAGGCAGGCGTCGAAGACGTCTGCGACGAGGAAGTAGACACCGTCCGGTCGCGCGTCGCGCCACACGCGGGCGACGAGGGCGGCATCATTCCGTCGCTGCAGGCGGTTCAGGACGAGTACGGCTACCTGCCGCGGTTCGCGCTCCAGGTGATCGCCGACGAGTGCGACACGACGATCGCACGCGTGTACGGCACGGCGTCGTTTTACTCGCAGTTCTACTTCGAGCCGCGCGGCGAACACACGATCAAGGTCTGTACCGGGACGGCCTGTCACGTCAAGGGAGCGGACGACATCTCCGAGAACCTCCAGGACGAACTGGACGTCGACACCGACGAAGTCACCGACGACGGCCAGTTCACGATCGAACACGTCCGCTGTGTCGGGGCTTGCGGTCTCGCTCCGGTCGTCGTCGTCGACGACAACGTCCACGGGCCGATCGAACCGGGGAACGGAACCGAAATTCTGGACGAATACACCGACGAGGAGGCCTGA
- a CDS encoding NADH-ubiquinone oxidoreductase-F iron-sulfur binding region domain-containing protein, which translates to MSQTIQRPADPDTVDGNVRVVVCQGTGCVSSGSDEVYDALDEAIDALDDSEDVVLSYGDGDLDELGIETKKSGCHGFCELGPLVRIDPMHVLYTQVGVEDVDDIVERTVKNGEVIDELCFEDPDGNRQSRTDDISFYTEQNRLALGNCGDIDPESVEEYRLRDGYDALEKALTGMDPQDVYEEVEESGLRGRGGGGFPTGTKWKFANDADADEKYVIANCDEGDPGAFMDRCLVEGDPHRVIEGMAIAGYATGANQGYIYIRAEYPLAIERIEQAIDTAYDEGYLGEDIFGTGFDFDFGIEKGAGAFVCGEETALMASIEGQAGRPTPRPPYPAQSGLNDQPTTINNVETLSNVPLIIDNGAEWFRQYGTEDSAGTKTFAVSGDVSATGLMEIPMGLTLEEIIEVAGGMEGDSEFKAVQIGGPSGGCLAEKHLDMPVTFDSLQEEGAMLGSGGLVVMDDETCMVDVARFFLDFTQDESCGKCPTCRIGTKKMLDILERITNGEGEPGDIERLRDLGETITEGSLCGLGQTAPNPVLSTLEHFEEEYEAHIYDDECPAGECELGDGSHAGTYKIAAAECVGCQQCLSACPVDAIDGEQGETHEIDPETCIGCGQCVEACPIDAISERV; encoded by the coding sequence ATGTCACAGACGATCCAGCGTCCGGCGGATCCGGACACGGTGGATGGCAACGTTCGCGTCGTCGTCTGTCAGGGGACCGGCTGTGTCTCGTCCGGTTCCGACGAGGTCTACGACGCGCTCGACGAGGCGATCGACGCGCTCGACGACAGCGAGGACGTCGTCCTCTCCTACGGCGACGGCGACCTCGACGAACTGGGCATTGAGACGAAAAAGAGCGGCTGTCACGGCTTCTGTGAACTCGGCCCGCTCGTTCGGATCGACCCCATGCACGTCCTGTACACGCAGGTCGGGGTCGAGGACGTCGATGACATCGTCGAACGGACCGTCAAGAACGGCGAAGTCATCGACGAGCTCTGCTTCGAGGACCCGGACGGCAACCGGCAGAGTCGCACCGACGACATCTCCTTTTACACCGAGCAGAACCGGCTCGCGCTGGGCAACTGCGGGGACATCGATCCGGAAAGCGTCGAGGAGTACCGGCTCCGCGACGGCTACGACGCCCTCGAGAAAGCGCTCACGGGGATGGACCCCCAAGACGTCTACGAGGAAGTCGAGGAGTCGGGGCTGCGCGGTCGCGGCGGCGGCGGCTTCCCGACCGGGACCAAATGGAAGTTCGCCAACGACGCCGACGCCGACGAGAAGTACGTCATCGCCAACTGCGACGAGGGCGACCCCGGCGCGTTCATGGACCGCTGTCTCGTTGAGGGCGATCCCCACCGAGTCATCGAGGGGATGGCCATCGCCGGCTACGCGACGGGTGCAAACCAGGGCTACATCTACATCCGCGCCGAGTACCCCCTCGCGATCGAACGGATCGAGCAGGCGATCGACACTGCCTACGACGAGGGGTACCTCGGCGAGGACATCTTCGGCACCGGCTTCGACTTCGACTTCGGGATCGAGAAGGGGGCCGGGGCCTTCGTCTGTGGCGAGGAGACGGCCCTGATGGCCTCGATCGAGGGACAGGCCGGCCGACCCACGCCGCGCCCGCCCTACCCCGCTCAGTCCGGCCTCAACGACCAGCCGACGACGATCAACAACGTCGAGACGCTGAGCAACGTCCCGCTGATCATCGACAACGGCGCCGAGTGGTTCCGCCAGTACGGCACTGAGGACAGCGCCGGGACCAAGACCTTCGCGGTCTCCGGGGACGTCTCTGCGACGGGACTGATGGAGATCCCGATGGGGCTGACTCTCGAGGAGATCATCGAGGTCGCCGGCGGCATGGAGGGCGACTCGGAGTTCAAGGCCGTCCAGATCGGCGGCCCCTCCGGCGGCTGTCTCGCCGAGAAGCACCTCGACATGCCGGTCACCTTCGACTCCCTGCAGGAGGAGGGCGCGATGCTCGGTTCCGGCGGGCTAGTCGTGATGGACGACGAGACCTGTATGGTCGACGTCGCCCGGTTCTTCCTGGATTTCACGCAGGACGAGTCCTGCGGGAAGTGTCCGACCTGTCGGATCGGGACCAAGAAGATGCTCGATATCCTCGAGCGGATCACGAACGGCGAGGGCGAGCCGGGAGACATCGAACGGCTGCGTGACCTCGGGGAGACGATCACCGAGGGATCGCTGTGCGGGCTCGGACAGACGGCTCCGAACCCGGTGTTGAGCACGCTCGAACACTTCGAGGAGGAGTACGAGGCGCACATCTACGACGACGAGTGTCCGGCCGGCGAGTGCGAGCTCGGCGACGGGAGCCACGCCGGGACGTACAAGATCGCCGCGGCGGAGTGTGTCGGCTGCCAGCAGTGTCTGAGCGCCTGTCCGGTCGACGCCATCGACGGCGAACAGGGCGAGACCCACGAGATCGACCCCGAGACGTGTATCGGCTGCGGGCAGTGTGTCGAGGCGTGTCCGATCGACGCCATCAGCGAGCGGGTGTGA
- a CDS encoding 2Fe-2S iron-sulfur cluster-binding protein: MSKATQSEAEPGVALEINGQEVQAREGQTILEAARDAGIEIPTLCEHEPLTNVGGCRMCLVEIDGKRTETACTTTVQDGMEIEVDTDDLWDHRRTILELMFSEQNHYCMYCEMEGDCELEDLFNEAGLDACDYPLEYNDVEVDTSHEHITLDLDRCVLCGRCVRTCDEIVGNDTLTFKDRGLETEIVADDGVALGDSSCISCGACAQACPTGAIYTSQSAYRGREEDCDVVTTTCTECSLGCELEVYTNSGRIVKIEGVEDGPDGGQLCEMGRFGLFGDRRERVDTTSIRGEGTVEVKDALDRTRELLAGAETVDAVASDRLPTEVVEAFADSMDAYDAAVEIPGAQRAADERRIAERVAPMFNKHAGNLRARGPEAVLEAEAVAVFDTSIVDTHPVAASYVRRAAKDGATLISVDSDEDRFGAKSDASIESGTGLSRLTEDAFEVVDEDASALADSDTETLINAVPALEDGAESFIVLGPEVEEEDTLINAYALAGMTDSRVLSLPDRVNAFENGVGTDDLHEDPDVAYLFAGDDRDDDLDRMLEVARKADTVIVQATRESILTKAADVVVPALDWFERTGTITDASGTDRELARVLKPRVAVDSDREVLATLADTAERAEVEQ, from the coding sequence ATGAGCAAGGCAACACAGAGCGAGGCCGAACCCGGCGTCGCTCTCGAGATCAACGGTCAGGAGGTACAGGCGCGCGAAGGACAGACGATACTCGAAGCGGCCCGGGACGCGGGTATCGAGATCCCGACCCTCTGTGAGCACGAACCGCTCACCAACGTCGGTGGCTGCCGGATGTGTCTCGTCGAGATCGACGGCAAGCGCACCGAGACCGCCTGTACGACGACCGTCCAGGACGGCATGGAGATCGAGGTCGACACCGACGACCTGTGGGACCATCGCCGGACGATTCTGGAGCTGATGTTCTCCGAGCAGAACCACTACTGCATGTACTGCGAGATGGAGGGCGACTGCGAGCTCGAGGACCTGTTCAACGAGGCCGGACTGGACGCCTGCGACTATCCCCTCGAGTACAACGACGTCGAGGTCGACACCTCCCACGAGCACATCACGCTCGATCTCGATCGGTGTGTCCTCTGTGGCCGCTGTGTCCGGACCTGCGACGAGATCGTCGGCAACGACACGCTGACGTTCAAGGACCGCGGTCTGGAGACCGAGATCGTCGCCGACGACGGCGTCGCGCTCGGGGACTCGTCCTGCATTTCCTGCGGTGCGTGCGCGCAGGCGTGTCCGACGGGGGCGATCTACACCAGCCAGAGCGCCTATCGCGGCCGCGAGGAGGACTGTGACGTCGTCACGACGACCTGCACGGAGTGTAGCCTCGGCTGCGAACTCGAGGTGTACACGAACTCCGGTCGGATCGTCAAGATCGAGGGCGTCGAGGACGGTCCGGACGGCGGCCAGCTCTGTGAGATGGGGCGGTTCGGACTGTTCGGCGACCGACGCGAGCGCGTCGACACGACGTCAATCCGCGGCGAGGGGACGGTCGAGGTCAAGGACGCACTCGATCGAACGCGCGAGTTGCTCGCCGGAGCCGAGACGGTCGACGCCGTCGCCTCGGACCGGTTGCCGACCGAGGTCGTCGAAGCGTTCGCCGACTCGATGGACGCCTACGACGCCGCCGTCGAGATCCCCGGGGCGCAGCGAGCGGCCGACGAGCGCCGGATCGCCGAGCGGGTCGCCCCCATGTTCAACAAACACGCCGGCAATCTCCGGGCGCGGGGGCCCGAAGCGGTGCTCGAGGCCGAAGCCGTCGCCGTGTTCGACACGAGCATCGTCGATACGCACCCGGTGGCCGCGTCGTACGTCCGCCGGGCGGCCAAGGACGGCGCGACGCTCATCAGCGTCGACTCGGACGAGGACCGCTTCGGCGCGAAGTCCGACGCGTCGATCGAGTCGGGGACGGGACTGAGCCGCCTCACGGAGGACGCGTTCGAAGTCGTCGACGAGGACGCCTCCGCGCTTGCGGACTCGGACACGGAGACGCTGATCAACGCCGTGCCGGCCCTCGAAGACGGCGCGGAGAGTTTCATCGTCCTCGGCCCGGAAGTCGAGGAGGAGGACACGCTCATCAACGCCTACGCGCTGGCCGGGATGACCGACAGCAGAGTCCTCAGTCTGCCCGACCGAGTCAACGCCTTCGAGAACGGCGTCGGGACCGACGACCTGCACGAGGATCCCGACGTGGCCTATCTCTTCGCCGGCGACGACCGCGACGACGATCTCGATCGGATGCTCGAGGTCGCCCGCAAGGCCGACACGGTGATCGTTCAGGCGACTCGCGAGTCGATCCTGACGAAGGCCGCCGACGTCGTCGTCCCGGCGCTGGACTGGTTCGAGCGCACCGGGACGATCACCGACGCGAGCGGGACCGACCGCGAACTCGCGCGCGTGCTCAAACCGCGCGTCGCGGTCGACTCCGACCGCGAGGTGCTCGCGACGCTTGCCGACACTGCCGAACGAGCGGAGGTGGAACAATGA
- a CDS encoding NADH-quinone oxidoreductase subunit B family protein: protein MSKTEPPQQDDRATVATVCLGGCSGCHMEFLNIDHDLVDLLEDVKIEASHMIVDEKGVPEADIGIAEGVVTNEENVEVAEELRENCDTVVAWGDCAALRGIMSLRNDDDPDEMIDEVYLDKADEHSESPRDDVPVPALLEDARPLDEYIDVDVYIPGCPPDAEVMAHGIEALLEGERPEIVDEKLQYD, encoded by the coding sequence ATGAGCAAGACGGAACCGCCACAGCAGGACGACCGGGCGACCGTCGCGACCGTATGTCTCGGCGGCTGTTCGGGCTGTCACATGGAGTTTCTGAACATCGACCACGACCTGGTCGACCTGCTCGAGGACGTCAAGATCGAGGCGAGCCACATGATCGTCGACGAGAAGGGCGTCCCCGAGGCCGACATCGGCATCGCGGAGGGCGTCGTCACCAACGAGGAGAACGTCGAGGTCGCTGAGGAGCTACGCGAGAACTGCGATACGGTCGTCGCGTGGGGGGACTGCGCGGCCCTGCGCGGGATTATGTCCCTGCGCAACGACGACGATCCCGACGAGATGATCGACGAGGTCTATCTGGACAAGGCCGACGAACACAGCGAGAGCCCGCGCGACGACGTGCCGGTGCCGGCGCTGCTTGAGGACGCCCGGCCGCTCGACGAGTACATCGACGTCGACGTCTACATTCCGGGCTGTCCCCCGGACGCCGAGGTGATGGCCCACGGTATCGAAGCGCTGCTCGAGGGCGAACGACCGGAGATCGTCGACGAAAAACTCCAGTACGACTAA
- a CDS encoding Ni/Fe hydrogenase subunit alpha — protein MSKKQVIDPVTRVEGHGKITIELDDDGEVEDTQFHVTEFRGFEEFVEGRPVWEMPEITARICGICPVSHQLAAAKAVDEIAGVEIPEGAKKLRELLHMGQVLQSHALSFFYLSSPDLVLGYDADPEKRNIEGVLEENPQLAERGIDLRKFGQDVIAALGDKKVHPDFAIGGGVTNTLDPEDGERLREQSEELDTYVRETIDLLQEIFAEMDDDTLDYATYETGYMGLVNDEGGLEHYDGDIRLVDEDGDLLEEIDDSAYADIIGERSKEWSYLKFPYYKERGFEDGQYRVGPLGRLNAVDQLSTPQAQAEFERYMDAADGAVHERSTYYHWARLIEILYCIERIRELLENDAVYEGVPNVPTKPENNNGVGVIEAPRGTLIHEYDVDDDGKVTNADFIVATTHNNGAMNKGVRTAAETFVDGPEIPEGTLNKMESVIRCYDPCLSCSTHAIGDMPLEVTIERDGEVLDEVSR, from the coding sequence ATGAGCAAGAAGCAAGTCATCGATCCGGTCACGCGGGTCGAAGGACACGGCAAGATCACGATCGAATTGGACGACGACGGCGAGGTCGAGGACACGCAGTTCCACGTCACGGAGTTCCGCGGGTTCGAGGAGTTCGTCGAGGGCCGCCCCGTCTGGGAGATGCCCGAGATCACAGCCCGAATCTGCGGGATCTGCCCGGTCAGCCACCAGCTGGCCGCGGCGAAGGCCGTCGACGAAATCGCCGGCGTCGAAATACCCGAGGGTGCGAAGAAGCTGCGGGAACTGCTGCACATGGGGCAGGTCCTGCAGAGCCACGCGCTGAGTTTCTTCTATCTGTCCAGCCCGGACCTGGTGCTGGGCTACGACGCCGACCCCGAGAAGCGCAACATCGAGGGCGTCTTAGAGGAGAACCCCCAGCTGGCCGAGCGCGGGATCGACCTGCGGAAGTTCGGCCAAGACGTCATCGCGGCACTCGGTGACAAGAAGGTCCACCCCGACTTCGCGATCGGCGGCGGCGTCACCAACACGCTGGATCCCGAGGACGGCGAGCGATTGCGCGAACAGTCCGAGGAACTGGACACCTACGTCCGCGAGACGATCGACCTCCTGCAGGAGATCTTCGCGGAGATGGACGACGACACGCTTGATTACGCCACCTACGAGACCGGGTACATGGGCCTGGTCAACGACGAGGGCGGTCTTGAGCACTACGACGGCGACATCCGGCTCGTCGACGAGGACGGCGACCTGCTTGAGGAGATCGACGACTCCGCGTACGCCGACATCATCGGCGAGCGCTCCAAGGAGTGGAGCTATCTCAAGTTCCCCTACTACAAGGAGCGCGGGTTCGAGGACGGCCAGTACCGCGTCGGCCCGCTGGGGCGGCTCAACGCCGTCGACCAGTTGTCCACGCCACAGGCCCAGGCGGAATTCGAGCGCTACATGGACGCCGCCGACGGGGCCGTCCACGAGCGCTCGACGTACTACCACTGGGCGCGGCTCATCGAGATCCTCTACTGCATCGAGCGCATCCGCGAGTTGCTCGAGAACGACGCCGTCTACGAGGGCGTGCCGAACGTCCCGACCAAGCCCGAGAATAACAACGGCGTCGGCGTCATCGAGGCCCCGCGGGGCACGCTCATCCACGAGTACGACGTCGACGACGACGGGAAGGTCACGAACGCCGACTTCATCGTCGCGACGACTCACAACAACGGGGCGATGAACAAAGGGGTCCGGACGGCCGCCGAGACGTTCGTCGACGGCCCCGAGATCCCCGAGGGGACGCTCAACAAGATGGAGAGCGTCATCCGGTGTTACGACCCCTGTCTGTCGTGTTCGACGCACGCCATCGGTGACATGCCCCTGGAAGTGACGATCGAACGGGACGGCGAGGTCCTCGACGAGGTCTCCCGATAG
- a CDS encoding hydrogenase maturation protease, translated as MDTLVLGIGNEIKRDDVIGLDVVEALEARLDRPGVAFETMNSGRLLLIDELSGHDRVCIVDSIVTEDGEPGDWYAFDPQAVEPDRESGGLATHNVGLGTLTTLGEAMGESMPAITIYAIEVADPFEYGEGMTDPVREAVPALIDEIGDEIERELAADEGQNAVGRS; from the coding sequence ATGGACACGCTCGTGTTGGGTATCGGCAACGAGATCAAACGCGACGACGTGATCGGGCTGGACGTCGTCGAGGCTCTCGAAGCGCGACTCGACCGACCGGGCGTCGCCTTCGAGACGATGAACTCCGGGCGACTGCTGTTGATCGACGAGTTGAGCGGTCACGACCGGGTCTGTATCGTCGACTCGATCGTGACCGAGGACGGCGAGCCCGGCGACTGGTACGCCTTCGATCCGCAGGCAGTCGAACCCGACAGGGAGAGCGGCGGGCTGGCGACCCACAACGTCGGGCTGGGGACGCTGACGACGCTGGGCGAGGCGATGGGCGAGTCGATGCCGGCGATCACGATCTACGCCATCGAGGTGGCCGACCCCTTCGAGTACGGCGAGGGGATGACCGATCCGGTCCGCGAGGCAGTGCCGGCACTGATCGACGAGATCGGCGACGAGATCGAACGCGAACTGGCGGCGGACGAGGGTCAAAACGCGGTCGGCCGGTCGTGA
- a CDS encoding PAS domain-containing sensor histidine kinase, with the protein MTGRPKDTGPSEQRDDHDVSFLSLDTNGVVRFVDAELLALTGHNRGEVLDRPFVELLPESERDAFEAVFADALDGDGSSCVIPVRVTDDSTVSTTIDVRPETGSEGAVSRVHCRVDPRGSAPDLDAYERLIEVAPVGVFRTTTDGRVLWLNRKLASMLGYDGPQAAMAAHNDLARDLYVDPVRREEFLERLSEQGTVEDFEYEAKTASGRQRWFSMNARLLDETHDGTRVITGFARDVTDRKRRNRQLAVLGRILRHNIRNALTVVQGQVELLRWERTDPQDVVGTVLERTDSLLRQAEKEQALTELLRGSAKSVERDLVQLIEAAREDVLETHPDATVTVDTPETATATVVSGFERALVELLDNAYRHGSSEVSVTVGDRPDSVAIDIADEGPGMPEIERKLLRGDVDETPLFHGAGVGLFLVRQLVVRSGGTITVTDNEPRGTVVTVSLPE; encoded by the coding sequence ATGACCGGTCGTCCGAAAGATACGGGGCCGAGCGAACAACGGGACGACCACGACGTTTCGTTCCTGTCACTCGATACCAACGGCGTCGTGCGGTTCGTCGATGCGGAGTTACTCGCGTTGACCGGCCACAACCGCGGGGAAGTGCTCGATCGCCCGTTCGTCGAGTTGCTCCCCGAGAGCGAGCGCGACGCGTTCGAAGCGGTGTTCGCCGACGCGCTCGACGGCGACGGCAGTTCGTGTGTGATACCGGTCCGCGTGACCGACGACTCGACAGTGTCGACAACCATCGACGTTCGCCCGGAGACAGGGTCGGAGGGGGCCGTCTCGCGGGTGCACTGTCGCGTCGACCCCCGGGGTTCGGCTCCCGATCTCGACGCCTACGAACGCCTGATCGAGGTCGCGCCGGTCGGCGTGTTCAGGACGACGACCGACGGGCGCGTGCTGTGGCTCAACCGAAAGCTGGCATCGATGCTCGGCTACGACGGCCCGCAAGCGGCGATGGCGGCACACAACGACCTCGCTCGCGATCTCTACGTCGATCCGGTACGGCGCGAGGAGTTCCTCGAGCGCCTGTCCGAGCAGGGGACGGTCGAGGACTTCGAGTACGAGGCCAAGACGGCAAGCGGCCGCCAGCGCTGGTTCTCGATGAACGCTCGGCTGCTCGATGAGACACACGACGGGACGCGCGTGATCACCGGGTTCGCGCGGGACGTTACCGACCGCAAGCGCCGGAATCGTCAGCTCGCAGTGCTTGGCCGGATCCTGCGACACAACATTCGCAACGCGCTGACGGTGGTGCAGGGACAGGTCGAGTTGCTACGCTGGGAGCGCACCGACCCACAGGACGTGGTCGGGACGGTCCTCGAACGGACCGACTCGCTGCTCCGGCAGGCGGAAAAAGAGCAAGCGCTCACCGAACTGCTGCGCGGATCGGCGAAGTCGGTCGAGCGTGATCTCGTGCAACTGATCGAGGCCGCCCGCGAAGACGTGCTCGAGACACATCCCGACGCGACCGTGACCGTCGACACTCCCGAAACCGCGACGGCGACCGTCGTCTCGGGGTTCGAACGGGCGCTGGTCGAGTTGCTGGACAACGCGTACCGTCACGGCAGCTCGGAGGTATCCGTGACAGTGGGCGACCGACCGGACAGCGTGGCGATCGACATCGCCGACGAGGGGCCGGGAATGCCGGAGATAGAGCGGAAACTACTACGTGGTGACGTCGACGAGACGCCGCTGTTTCACGGGGCCGGTGTCGGGCTCTTCCTTGTCAGACAGCTCGTCGTCCGCTCGGGCGGGACGATTACGGTCACGGACAACGAACCGCGCGGCACGGTCGTGACGGTCAGCCTCCCGGAATGA
- a CDS encoding type II toxin-antitoxin system VapC family toxin produces MYADLDFWLALLKDDDWLADRAESLLDEHEDDLEVSLATFIELFLVEERFSFDRERAVTAILELATYDGDPNVVYQASENVDEGLNTFDAFHAALSGGSIISSDGAYDDLGGVERVRLEPDENEDSTA; encoded by the coding sequence ATGTACGCTGATCTCGACTTCTGGCTGGCGCTCCTGAAAGACGACGACTGGCTGGCCGATCGCGCCGAGTCGCTCCTCGACGAACACGAGGACGATCTCGAGGTTTCTCTGGCGACATTCATCGAACTGTTCCTCGTCGAAGAGCGGTTCTCCTTCGACCGCGAACGTGCCGTGACGGCAATTCTCGAACTGGCGACGTATGACGGCGACCCAAACGTCGTGTATCAGGCCTCGGAGAACGTCGATGAAGGGTTGAATACGTTCGATGCGTTCCACGCGGCGCTCTCCGGTGGCAGCATCATCTCCAGTGACGGTGCATACGATGATCTCGGTGGTGTCGAGCGTGTTCGACTCGAACCCGACGAGAACGAGGATTCCACAGCTTGA